Proteins encoded in a region of the Polynucleobacter antarcticus genome:
- a CDS encoding hydrogen peroxide-inducible genes activator, translating into MMNLPSLRQLRYFVAIAQELNFTRAAEACFVGQSTLSAGLKELEELLATRLVERDRQNVALTPIGLEVLTRAKIILAASEDLVEFAIAVGKPMTGTIRLGVIPTIAPFLLPKVMPQLRASFPDLKIALREDLTANLLARLAEHQLDFALIALPYETSGLMVKELFNDEFWLVAKENDSALKGKQVHLPANMAERLLLLEEGHCLREHTLQACKRSDIRHADSMEATSLLTLLQMVESGMGIALLPEMAVKGGLLNGSSLVARPLSPPAPKRIIALAARSSTAHIDEFEALSAAIEEHFKGGLRVTRGMRKSI; encoded by the coding sequence ATGATGAATTTGCCCTCATTAAGACAACTGCGCTACTTTGTAGCGATTGCCCAAGAGCTGAACTTTACTCGGGCGGCCGAGGCATGTTTTGTTGGGCAATCTACTTTAAGTGCCGGTTTGAAGGAGCTAGAGGAGCTGCTAGCAACCCGCTTAGTGGAGCGAGATCGTCAAAATGTAGCATTAACCCCCATTGGGCTTGAGGTACTGACTAGGGCCAAAATTATCTTAGCTGCCTCCGAAGATCTGGTGGAGTTCGCGATTGCTGTCGGTAAACCCATGACAGGAACTATTCGCCTGGGCGTGATCCCTACCATTGCTCCATTTTTATTGCCAAAGGTAATGCCGCAGCTTCGAGCTTCTTTTCCTGATCTGAAAATAGCCTTACGGGAGGATTTGACAGCGAATCTTTTGGCAAGACTGGCTGAGCATCAGCTAGATTTCGCTCTGATTGCTTTGCCTTATGAGACATCGGGTTTGATGGTGAAGGAACTATTCAATGATGAGTTTTGGTTGGTCGCCAAGGAGAATGACTCAGCGCTCAAGGGAAAACAGGTTCATCTGCCAGCTAATATGGCGGAACGTTTGCTCTTATTGGAAGAGGGGCATTGCCTCAGAGAGCACACTCTTCAAGCGTGTAAGCGTTCAGATATCCGTCATGCTGATAGCATGGAAGCAACGAGTTTATTAACTCTCTTGCAGATGGTAGAGTCAGGCATGGGTATTGCTTTATTGCCTGAGATGGCAGTAAAAGGAGGCTTGCTAAATGGCAGCAGCCTAGTAGCTCGCCCCTTATCGCCTCCCGCCCCAAAACGTATTATTGCGCTCGCGGCGCGATCATCTACTGCGCATATTGATGAGTTTGAAGCACTCTCCGCTGCTATTGAAGAGCATTTCAAAGGTGGGTTGAGAGTGACTCGTGGAATGCGTAAAAGTATTTGA
- a CDS encoding rubrerythrin family protein: MTRPEIKTIQNLESAFAGESMAHIKYRYFAKLARAAGDIQTAEIFESTADQEVMHAFGHLDLLYPASSITPTRALEIAIEGETYEYTEMYPSFRKTAVEEGNIAAVAEIDEQIAESKEHADQFQAMLTKAAKRFAALANVEERHANHYKKALEKAKEFAAS, translated from the coding sequence ATGACCCGTCCAGAAATTAAAACTATCCAGAATCTTGAATCAGCATTTGCTGGTGAATCCATGGCCCATATTAAATATCGCTACTTCGCAAAATTGGCACGCGCAGCGGGAGATATTCAAACAGCGGAGATCTTTGAATCAACCGCCGACCAAGAGGTGATGCATGCCTTTGGTCACCTCGATTTACTTTACCCTGCTAGCTCAATCACGCCCACTCGTGCCCTTGAAATTGCGATTGAGGGGGAGACTTATGAGTACACAGAAATGTACCCCTCTTTCCGCAAAACGGCGGTAGAGGAAGGCAATATCGCCGCTGTGGCAGAAATAGATGAGCAAATTGCCGAATCAAAAGAACATGCTGATCAATTTCAGGCAATGCTCACAAAAGCAGCGAAGCGCTTTGCGGCCTTGGCTAATGTAGAAGAGCGTCACGCAAATCACTATAAAAAAGCATTAGAAAAGGCAAAAGAATTTGCGGCCTCGTAA
- a CDS encoding rubredoxin: MKSWQCIVCGFIYEEEKGLPEDGIAPGTAWADVPDNWECPDCGVSKSDFEMVQVG; the protein is encoded by the coding sequence ATGAAATCTTGGCAATGTATCGTGTGTGGCTTTATCTATGAAGAAGAAAAAGGGCTACCTGAGGATGGTATCGCGCCCGGTACTGCATGGGCTGACGTACCAGACAACTGGGAATGTCCAGACTGTGGCGTATCTAAATCTGATTTTGAAATGGTTCAAGTCGGCTAA
- a CDS encoding FAD-dependent oxidoreductase yields MDQQAPPASIVIIGSGLAGYTVIREIRKLDKSVPITLVTREPGYFYSKPMLSTALASNKEAEQLISGNSESMATQLDITILGGVDVSAIDTKAHTITTSQGILSYGKLVLGLGADQIRLPLQGNAAHQVMTVNDLEEYAEFRKVIHDKKQITILGAGLIGCEFANDLISKSFKVDVIDLAPQALGRLLPEAAALALQNKLSDGGVRWHFGTTVQSLDCEGDHLKITLANGNMIQSDVFLSAVGLKPRLALAKAAGIETALGIQVNRQLKTSAQNVYAIGDCAEVDGLVLPYVMPIMQAARALAPTLIGQETTLTYPAMPVMVKTPALPTIVSPPAKDSNGQWKINTVEGGIEARFESTDGQLLGFALLGTATAQRGALTKELPSILS; encoded by the coding sequence TTGGACCAACAAGCACCTCCAGCATCTATTGTCATTATTGGCAGTGGTTTAGCTGGCTACACCGTCATACGTGAAATTCGTAAGCTCGATAAGTCCGTTCCTATTACTTTAGTGACACGTGAGCCAGGATATTTCTATTCCAAGCCTATGCTTTCAACAGCGCTTGCTAGCAATAAGGAAGCTGAACAGCTTATCTCTGGCAATTCAGAGAGTATGGCTACGCAGCTTGATATCACGATCTTAGGAGGAGTAGATGTATCAGCAATTGATACAAAAGCGCACACCATCACTACGTCTCAAGGAATTCTATCTTATGGAAAATTGGTATTAGGTTTAGGTGCCGATCAAATTCGTTTGCCCCTACAAGGCAACGCTGCTCATCAGGTCATGACCGTAAATGATCTTGAAGAGTACGCAGAGTTTCGTAAGGTGATTCATGATAAAAAACAAATTACCATCTTAGGCGCAGGTCTCATTGGATGTGAGTTTGCAAATGACTTAATCTCAAAATCATTTAAAGTCGATGTTATTGATCTGGCACCTCAAGCCTTAGGTCGCCTACTTCCAGAAGCAGCTGCACTAGCACTACAAAATAAATTAAGTGATGGTGGTGTTCGCTGGCACTTCGGCACTACTGTGCAGTCCCTGGATTGTGAAGGAGATCACTTAAAAATCACTTTGGCTAATGGCAATATGATTCAAAGCGATGTCTTTCTCTCAGCCGTTGGATTGAAGCCACGACTAGCCTTAGCTAAAGCCGCAGGCATCGAGACAGCCCTAGGTATTCAAGTGAATCGTCAACTAAAAACCAGCGCCCAAAATGTCTATGCTATTGGGGACTGTGCAGAGGTGGATGGCTTGGTATTGCCTTATGTCATGCCAATCATGCAAGCAGCTCGGGCTCTAGCTCCAACCTTGATCGGACAAGAAACCACCCTTACCTATCCTGCCATGCCTGTGATGGTCAAAACACCGGCACTACCAACCATCGTCTCTCCCCCTGCTAAGGACAGCAATGGGCAATGGAAGATCAATACGGTGGAGGGCGGAATTGAAGCCCGTTTTGAATCCACAGATGGTCAACTATTGGGCTTTGCTCTCCTTGGTACGGCTACTGCACAACGTGGAGCCCTCACGAAAGAATTGCCATCTATTCTCAGCTAA
- a CDS encoding urate hydroxylase PuuD, with amino-acid sequence MSSILTSLGRTVLAGFILLALIVLALGSNFNSIELPFLFRWIHVMVAMMWVGLLWYFNFVQIPSMPKIPDEQKPAITKVIAPAALFWFRWAALLTVVSGVILAVLNGYAHQAFTLQAPFRAIGLGMWIALVMAFNVWFIIWPNQKRALGMVTVAPEVKAKSARIAMLTSRFNTLLSIPMLFLMIVQSHNTTWFVVVS; translated from the coding sequence ATGTCATCTATTTTGACCTCATTAGGCCGCACTGTTCTAGCAGGATTTATTCTTCTCGCTCTGATTGTTCTCGCCTTGGGCAGTAACTTTAATTCTATCGAGCTGCCATTTTTGTTTCGCTGGATCCACGTCATGGTTGCCATGATGTGGGTCGGCTTGCTCTGGTATTTTAATTTTGTGCAAATTCCTTCTATGCCCAAAATTCCCGATGAGCAGAAGCCGGCAATCACTAAAGTTATTGCACCAGCAGCACTCTTTTGGTTTCGTTGGGCGGCGCTCTTGACAGTAGTGAGTGGCGTCATTCTGGCAGTACTAAATGGCTATGCCCATCAAGCATTTACATTACAAGCACCATTTCGTGCGATTGGCTTAGGTATGTGGATTGCACTCGTCATGGCTTTTAATGTCTGGTTCATTATTTGGCCGAATCAGAAGCGTGCTTTAGGTATGGTTACAGTCGCGCCAGAGGTCAAGGCCAAGTCAGCGCGTATTGCCATGTTGACGTCACGTTTCAATACGTTACTTTCTATTCCCATGTTGTTCTTGATGATTGTTCAGTCGCACAACACAACATGGTTTGTCGTGGTTTCATAA
- the sodB gene encoding superoxide dismutase [Fe] — MEHTLPQLPYAMDALAPFISKETLEFHYGKHHQTYVTNLNNLIKGTDFENASLEEIVKKSSGGVFNNAAQVWNHTFYWNSMKPNGGGAPTGLLADAINAKWGSFDKFKEEFAKCAVGTFGSGWAWLVKKADGSLDLASTSNAGTPVTTDAKPLMTCDVWEHAYYIDTRNARPKYLENFWNVVNWDFASKNFA; from the coding sequence ATGGAACACACATTACCTCAGTTGCCATATGCGATGGATGCACTCGCACCGTTTATCTCAAAAGAAACTCTCGAGTTTCACTATGGCAAACACCACCAAACGTACGTTACTAACTTAAATAATTTAATTAAGGGTACCGACTTCGAAAACGCCTCTTTAGAAGAGATTGTTAAAAAGTCCTCTGGCGGTGTATTTAACAATGCGGCCCAAGTATGGAATCACACTTTTTACTGGAATAGCATGAAGCCTAATGGTGGTGGTGCACCTACTGGCCTATTAGCAGATGCTATTAATGCCAAGTGGGGTTCCTTTGATAAGTTTAAGGAAGAGTTTGCAAAGTGTGCGGTTGGTACATTTGGATCCGGTTGGGCTTGGTTAGTAAAAAAGGCCGATGGTAGCCTTGATTTAGCCTCCACCAGCAACGCAGGAACGCCTGTTACGACAGATGCTAAGCCATTGATGACCTGTGATGTCTGGGAGCATGCTTATTACATCGACACACGTAATGCACGCCCTAAGTATCTTGAAAACTTTTGGAATGTAGTGAACTGGGATTTTGCCAGCAAGAATTTTGCTTAA
- a CDS encoding 3-hydroxybutyrate dehydrogenase: MSSLKGKTALVTGSTSGIGLAMAIALAKQGANIMVNGFGEKDAAISAIKAFGVEVDYHGADMSKPVQIQDLIQQTEKRFGSLDILVNNAGIQYVANIEDFPADQWDAIIAINLSSAFHTIHHALPGMKKRNWGRIINIASVHGLVASSQKAAYVAAKHGIVGLTKVTALETAKTGVTCNAICPGWVLTPLVQKQVDARAEREGMTNEEAKIALVSEKQPSGEFVTPEQLAALAVFLCGPDASEVRGVAWNMDGGWTAQ, encoded by the coding sequence ATGTCATCATTAAAAGGTAAAACAGCCCTGGTAACAGGCTCAACTAGTGGCATTGGTTTGGCGATGGCTATCGCATTAGCTAAGCAAGGTGCCAACATCATGGTGAACGGTTTTGGCGAAAAAGATGCTGCCATCTCTGCCATCAAGGCTTTTGGCGTTGAGGTTGATTATCACGGTGCTGATATGAGTAAGCCAGTGCAGATTCAAGACCTAATTCAACAAACAGAAAAGCGCTTTGGATCACTTGACATCTTGGTGAACAATGCCGGCATTCAGTATGTTGCCAATATTGAAGATTTTCCTGCGGATCAATGGGATGCGATTATTGCGATTAACTTAAGTTCAGCATTTCACACAATTCATCATGCCTTACCAGGTATGAAAAAACGCAACTGGGGCCGCATTATTAATATTGCCTCTGTGCATGGCTTAGTGGCCTCTTCCCAAAAGGCAGCTTATGTTGCTGCTAAACATGGCATTGTGGGCCTCACCAAAGTCACAGCTTTAGAGACAGCAAAAACGGGTGTCACTTGTAATGCGATCTGCCCTGGTTGGGTGCTGACCCCCTTGGTTCAAAAACAGGTAGACGCAAGAGCTGAGCGGGAGGGGATGACAAATGAAGAGGCAAAGATTGCCTTGGTTTCAGAAAAGCAGCCCTCTGGAGAATTTGTAACACCCGAACAGCTAGCGGCTTTGGCAGTGTTCCTCTGTGGGCCAGATGCCTCTGAGGTGCGTGGTGTGGCGTGGAATATGGATGGGGGTTGGACTGCTCAGTAG
- a CDS encoding xanthine dehydrogenase family protein molybdopterin-binding subunit, which produces MNKPTDLKGLVLDPVTNDQRYIGNSEPRHRARRLLEGQGTYIDDIQLPRMGHVVYWRSPVAHMKIGKIHTEYASQMPGVLAVVDGVQMAQLCKPWVATLGHLVGMKSAPQYALAIDRACWQGEPVVAVVAETRAQAEDALQHIEVEWEELPAVVSMETALDPATPLIHPELGDNLCFTRTLDVGNVDDVFASADVVAEATFGFGRHTGVTLEPRCQIADYNLGDRRLIVYHSQQAPHMMQDLYCRQFGLSESDVQVICKDVGGSFGIKVHAYPDDFATVGLAMMLGRPVKFVADRLESFTSDIHAREHRIKGRIAANKEGDILAFEIDDLTAIGPYSMFPRTSAIEGNQVVNLVGGPYKHQHYRAKLNVVFQNKTPTCQYRGVGHPIACAVTEGLVDLAAQKLKMDPLEFRKRNVIPDDAYPCSGISGIKLEVLSHQQCLRVIEKMIDYPALRKEQSELRKQGIYRGIGFATLIELTNPSPAFYGVGGARIASQDGATARLDPSGVVSVLIGVGEQGQGTEGIYAQIAADAVGISIKDVRVITGDTDVTPYGGGTWASRGAGVGGEAVLLACQALQENILKLAGVILTKSPDSLTVYRGNVLDKASGEQLLSFSEIGRIGYFRTDTLPAGFSADLMVTRHYTQKEYPFIFTNGVQASYVEVDPDTGFVKLLKHWAVEDCGRVLNPMLVDEQIRGAIVQGIGGVLFEECLYDESGLLRNGSMADYLVPMANEMPDIEVAHVETPTQSSKLGAKGAGEAGTAGAPGAVQNAINDALAPFNVTVFDQPITCEKILKALGKI; this is translated from the coding sequence ATGAATAAGCCAACAGACCTCAAGGGATTAGTACTTGATCCCGTTACTAACGATCAACGTTACATCGGCAATAGTGAGCCTCGTCATCGAGCACGGCGACTGCTTGAAGGTCAAGGTACCTATATTGATGATATTCAGTTACCCAGAATGGGGCATGTTGTCTATTGGCGCTCTCCAGTAGCGCATATGAAAATTGGAAAAATTCATACCGAATATGCCAGCCAGATGCCTGGTGTTTTAGCTGTAGTTGACGGTGTACAAATGGCTCAGCTGTGTAAGCCGTGGGTTGCCACTCTGGGGCATTTAGTAGGTATGAAATCTGCTCCTCAATATGCCCTAGCTATTGATCGTGCATGCTGGCAAGGAGAGCCCGTCGTCGCAGTAGTTGCAGAGACTCGCGCACAGGCAGAAGATGCTTTACAGCATATTGAGGTTGAGTGGGAAGAGTTACCTGCAGTCGTTTCTATGGAAACGGCACTAGATCCAGCAACGCCATTAATACATCCTGAACTGGGAGATAACCTTTGCTTTACTCGCACGCTCGATGTTGGGAATGTGGATGATGTATTTGCAAGTGCGGACGTAGTTGCTGAAGCAACTTTTGGATTTGGCCGTCATACTGGTGTTACCTTAGAGCCACGCTGTCAAATTGCCGACTACAACCTCGGCGATCGCCGTTTGATTGTGTATCACTCACAGCAAGCGCCTCATATGATGCAAGATTTGTATTGCCGTCAGTTTGGTTTATCTGAGTCCGATGTTCAGGTGATTTGTAAAGATGTAGGTGGATCATTTGGTATCAAAGTTCACGCATATCCTGACGACTTTGCTACAGTAGGTTTAGCAATGATGCTAGGTCGCCCAGTCAAATTTGTAGCAGATCGTTTGGAATCTTTTACCAGTGATATCCATGCGCGTGAGCATCGCATTAAAGGGCGCATTGCTGCTAACAAGGAGGGGGATATCCTGGCTTTCGAGATCGATGACCTCACCGCTATTGGTCCTTACTCAATGTTCCCAAGAACTAGTGCAATTGAGGGTAATCAGGTCGTCAATTTGGTTGGCGGCCCTTATAAGCACCAACACTACCGCGCGAAGTTGAATGTCGTTTTTCAGAATAAAACACCCACCTGCCAGTATCGCGGTGTAGGTCATCCTATTGCCTGTGCGGTCACTGAAGGTTTAGTTGATTTAGCTGCGCAAAAACTGAAGATGGATCCTTTGGAGTTTCGTAAGCGTAATGTGATTCCTGACGATGCGTATCCTTGTTCGGGCATCTCTGGTATCAAGTTAGAGGTGTTATCTCATCAACAATGTTTGCGTGTCATTGAAAAGATGATTGATTATCCTGCCTTACGTAAAGAGCAGTCTGAGTTGCGTAAGCAGGGCATTTACCGAGGCATCGGTTTCGCTACCTTAATTGAATTAACTAATCCGAGTCCTGCATTCTATGGAGTAGGGGGTGCGCGCATTGCATCCCAAGATGGGGCGACTGCCAGACTCGATCCAAGTGGTGTAGTTTCGGTATTGATTGGCGTTGGTGAGCAGGGTCAAGGTACCGAAGGTATTTATGCTCAGATTGCTGCGGATGCAGTAGGCATCTCCATTAAAGATGTGCGAGTCATTACCGGCGATACCGATGTCACCCCCTATGGTGGTGGTACTTGGGCCTCACGCGGTGCTGGTGTAGGTGGTGAGGCTGTATTGCTAGCATGCCAAGCGCTTCAAGAAAATATCTTAAAGTTAGCCGGAGTTATTTTGACCAAGTCACCAGACTCATTGACGGTATATCGCGGCAATGTCTTAGACAAAGCCAGTGGCGAGCAGCTTTTATCTTTTAGTGAAATTGGTCGTATTGGTTATTTCCGAACCGATACCTTGCCAGCTGGTTTTTCAGCAGATTTAATGGTGACCCGTCACTACACTCAAAAAGAATATCCTTTTATCTTTACAAATGGAGTGCAAGCCTCTTATGTTGAGGTGGATCCTGATACCGGATTTGTGAAGCTTCTAAAGCATTGGGCGGTAGAGGACTGTGGACGTGTTTTAAATCCGATGCTGGTTGATGAGCAGATACGTGGCGCGATTGTTCAAGGTATTGGCGGTGTCCTGTTTGAAGAGTGCCTCTATGATGAGAGTGGCTTATTAAGAAATGGCAGCATGGCAGACTATCTCGTACCAATGGCTAACGAAATGCCTGACATTGAAGTAGCTCACGTTGAGACTCCCACTCAGTCCTCTAAGTTAGGGGCTAAAGGAGCAGGAGAGGCTGGAACTGCGGGTGCACCGGGAGCAGTCCAAAATGCGATTAATGATGCTCTAGCGCCATTCAACGTTACCGTCTTTGATCAACCCATTACCTGCGAAAAGATTCTGAAGGCACTTGGAAAGATCTAA
- a CDS encoding (2Fe-2S)-binding protein, giving the protein MSIKKLITMTVNGASVTAEVEPRRHLVDFLREDLFLKGPHLGCEHGACGACTVKVDGQIIRGCLFLAVQADGSVVETIEGLTKSGALADLQESFMRHNAMQCGFCSSGMLLAAAELIEKQPKATREEVREWISGNYCRCTGYHSIVSAIMDVLEARSKGEKIKPVIAHA; this is encoded by the coding sequence ATGAGTATTAAAAAATTAATTACGATGACAGTCAATGGGGCTTCAGTGACTGCTGAGGTAGAGCCGCGGCGCCATTTGGTCGATTTTCTCAGGGAGGATCTATTTTTAAAGGGCCCTCATCTTGGTTGCGAACATGGTGCCTGTGGCGCATGCACCGTAAAAGTAGACGGACAGATTATTCGGGGCTGTCTGTTCTTGGCAGTTCAGGCTGATGGTAGCGTGGTGGAGACTATTGAGGGGCTAACAAAAAGTGGGGCACTAGCAGATCTACAAGAATCCTTCATGCGCCATAACGCCATGCAGTGTGGATTTTGTTCCTCAGGAATGCTACTTGCTGCTGCAGAGTTAATTGAGAAACAGCCTAAAGCAACGCGTGAAGAGGTTCGTGAATGGATCTCTGGAAACTACTGTCGCTGTACTGGTTATCACTCTATAGTGAGCGCCATCATGGATGTATTAGAGGCGCGCTCCAAGGGCGAAAAAATTAAACCCGTGATTGCTCATGCTTAA
- a CDS encoding FAD binding domain-containing protein, which produces MKAAAFDYIKPKALAEALSLLAEAGDDGQLIAGGQTLLATLNMRLSEPSILIDISNIDELKGISLLGDQLRIGALVTHTEIEDSQLVAQHAPLLKAAAPHIAHRAIRNLGTWGGSLAYGDPAAEWPACSLTLNATMIIAGPRGERRIPAQDFFIDLYTTALEPDEILIATEIPIATSNQVMYFHELARRHGDYAIAGLAAVAEKRGNVLSHCAFTFFSVASTPLMAIKAQGLVDGKPLTEELIASAVAAAKSEIDAIADITNSVETKRHLIGVLLERGLKHLIA; this is translated from the coding sequence ATGAAGGCGGCAGCATTTGATTACATAAAGCCCAAAGCTTTGGCTGAGGCTTTGTCTCTGCTGGCTGAGGCGGGTGACGATGGGCAGTTAATTGCAGGCGGACAAACTTTGCTTGCCACTCTAAATATGCGTCTCTCTGAGCCAAGTATATTAATTGACATCAGCAATATTGATGAGCTCAAAGGCATTTCACTTCTTGGGGATCAACTTCGTATTGGTGCACTTGTTACCCATACAGAGATTGAAGATTCGCAGTTGGTAGCTCAGCATGCGCCACTATTAAAAGCGGCTGCTCCCCATATTGCACATAGAGCCATCCGTAACTTAGGCACCTGGGGTGGTTCTTTAGCTTATGGCGATCCGGCAGCTGAGTGGCCCGCCTGTAGTTTGACCTTGAATGCCACGATGATCATTGCCGGCCCTCGAGGTGAGCGTCGTATTCCAGCCCAAGATTTTTTTATTGATCTCTACACCACCGCTTTAGAGCCAGATGAAATTCTAATAGCCACAGAAATTCCCATCGCCACTAGTAATCAAGTCATGTATTTCCATGAGTTGGCCAGGCGTCATGGCGACTATGCGATTGCTGGTCTTGCAGCAGTTGCCGAGAAGCGAGGCAATGTACTAAGCCATTGTGCGTTTACCTTCTTTTCAGTGGCATCTACTCCGCTCATGGCAATTAAGGCCCAAGGATTGGTAGATGGTAAGCCACTGACCGAGGAGCTTATTGCGAGCGCTGTCGCTGCCGCAAAATCTGAGATTGATGCCATTGCTGATATTACAAACAGCGTAGAAACAAAGCGGCATTTAATAGGCGTTTTACTCGAACGTGGCTTAAAGCACTTAATTGCTTAA
- a CDS encoding CoxG family protein: MELNGEQLIAASIPDVWKGLNDIDVLAKSIPGCEEINRISPEEIHAKVMFKIGPVRARFSGKLLLSDVIPDHSCSMAFEGSGGAAGFAKGRSRVELKSVEGGTLVAYTTEASIGGKLGQIGGRLISASAKKIADDFFQRFANELGGEVIPVELDTKTE, from the coding sequence ATGGAACTGAATGGTGAGCAACTTATTGCTGCCTCAATCCCCGATGTTTGGAAGGGCTTGAATGATATTGACGTGTTAGCTAAGTCTATTCCAGGGTGTGAGGAAATAAATCGCATTTCCCCAGAGGAGATCCATGCCAAGGTGATGTTCAAGATTGGCCCAGTCAGAGCTCGCTTTTCTGGGAAGCTTTTGTTGAGTGATGTCATTCCAGATCACTCCTGTTCGATGGCTTTTGAGGGCTCAGGCGGGGCTGCTGGCTTTGCTAAGGGTCGTTCACGTGTGGAATTGAAGTCGGTCGAGGGAGGCACTCTGGTGGCTTACACAACGGAAGCCTCTATTGGAGGCAAGCTTGGCCAAATTGGCGGACGTCTGATTAGTGCCTCTGCAAAAAAGATTGCAGATGATTTCTTTCAGAGATTTGCAAATGAACTTGGTGGAGAAGTGATACCTGTAGAGCTCGACACAAAGACTGAATAG
- a CDS encoding TetR/AcrR family transcriptional regulator gives MSFNLDSSLRNTSVESSAVMPLPIRRRMSTTDRKRQLLDGAIKFFARHGIEGQLRNLTKDLGVTHSLLYHYFPTKDALIKAVYEDVFESRWKSEWEDLLDDQKLSPEEKLNAFYIDYSDTVLTYEFVRILIFSGLSDHSISDRFFEMLRSRLLPRLIRETRKYCDSHSRTKPTQRELELLMGLHGGIFYIGMRRWVYGQAIYESSNTTTDQEIIQDRVRSYLISAKSIFSIK, from the coding sequence ATGAGCTTTAATTTAGATAGCTCTCTTAGAAATACCTCTGTTGAGTCTTCGGCTGTGATGCCTTTGCCTATACGGCGCAGAATGAGCACTACTGATCGGAAGCGGCAATTACTTGACGGTGCTATTAAATTCTTTGCTCGGCACGGAATCGAGGGTCAATTAAGAAACTTAACTAAAGATCTTGGTGTAACCCATAGCTTGCTTTACCACTACTTTCCGACCAAAGATGCCTTAATTAAAGCGGTGTATGAGGATGTGTTTGAATCCCGCTGGAAATCTGAGTGGGAAGATCTGCTTGATGATCAAAAACTATCGCCTGAAGAAAAGTTAAATGCCTTCTATATTGACTACTCTGATACCGTGCTGACCTATGAATTCGTACGCATACTGATTTTTTCAGGCTTAAGCGATCACTCCATTAGTGATCGATTCTTTGAAATGCTGCGCTCTCGCTTATTACCCCGCCTGATTCGCGAAACACGTAAATACTGCGACTCTCACTCACGCACTAAGCCCACCCAGCGGGAGCTAGAGCTGTTGATGGGACTTCATGGCGGCATCTTTTATATTGGGATGCGGCGTTGGGTATACGGCCAAGCCATTTATGAATCTAGCAACACCACAACTGATCAAGAAATTATTCAAGATCGGGTTCGCTCTTATCTTATTTCAGCCAAATCTATATTCTCTATAAAGTAA
- a CDS encoding VOC family protein, which produces MTNLSLNHFSIRSLEIEKTTQFYSELLGLTIGPRPEFPFPGVWLYNGDENDWANAVLHLIAIDKNDPNGLKQYLGERDPASLYGSGAVDHIAFFATGLEEKIAVLNKMGAPFRERSVPVIKLHQIFLNDPNGIVIELNYPAEEKTALDAKFA; this is translated from the coding sequence ATGACCAATTTAAGCTTGAATCACTTTTCCATTCGTAGTTTAGAAATTGAAAAAACTACCCAGTTCTATAGCGAACTACTAGGCCTCACCATAGGCCCTCGTCCAGAATTTCCATTTCCAGGAGTGTGGCTATACAACGGCGATGAAAATGACTGGGCCAACGCTGTTTTGCACCTAATAGCCATTGATAAAAATGATCCCAATGGCTTAAAACAGTATTTAGGCGAACGTGATCCTGCGTCGCTATATGGCTCAGGCGCCGTTGACCACATTGCCTTTTTTGCTACTGGCCTAGAAGAAAAAATTGCAGTACTCAATAAAATGGGTGCTCCTTTCCGCGAACGCTCGGTACCCGTTATCAAACTACATCAAATCTTTCTTAATGATCCAAATGGTATTGTGATTGAATTAAATTATCCCGCTGAAGAAAAAACAGCATTGGATGCTAAGTTCGCATAA